The following are encoded in a window of Thunnus albacares chromosome 17, fThuAlb1.1, whole genome shotgun sequence genomic DNA:
- the gpatch8 gene encoding G patch domain-containing protein 8 isoform X1, with translation MADRFSRFNEERDFQGGNHFDQYEEGQLELEQASLDKPIESDNIGHRLLQKHGWKLGQGLGKTMQGRTDPVPIILKYDVMGMGRMEMELDYAEDATEKRRVLEVEKEDTEELRQKYKDQMEKEKAIAKALEDLRANFYCELCDKQYTKHQEFDNHINSYDHAHKQRLKELKQREFARNVSSRSRKGGKKQEKMLRRLHELAEQRKQQDCTPGSGPMFKTTTVAVDGEKTEDGDNMTPENPALTDGTLEGSLADKTGQASPKPGPTISFSLGKNNSSSPTPSGASKVSVSFSFAKKAPVKLETAAAVFADHGEEAMEEEESQEGERAGGQEETSVCSTDSPKGGSGGGEGEGGEGTSVAGTEEVQQPDDGGSLASTLNKLKMMMKKEEGYAGQEPQYYHYIPPAHCRVKPHFQFLLFMKATDQCQSKEEEDEEEGQEEKKVEDSSEQTETNVTECKTEKEQDIVTSTPDPEPTPPSPKVKTEEVSSCAADTSSTVPTSPTQKEESTQDTPDSNLGPKIPTGPFFPVLSKDESTTLQWPSELLEFTKAQPSLSYSCNPLYFDFKLSRNKGVRGGKAVKTSKPCEESDDKGQEIAASTTKVDTTTKPGTSTDKDKQTMKGESGQSEGDEQKLATGSSSAKKKKKKKKHKKSSKHSKRKGKEKGAAEDAEGDTELTQEKPKKKKKHKRKKSKNKAPDQEEATGDDKEKAKPKSEDKTVASSVQLTPGGGGTPGNTGVEMGKRKRATKEVPCKSGVEEGGTGKGTDKANSSEEHSGTKRQKTDSSAPQSASCSSSAQKSPGPGRPPSSDSEEEGGSTTQRSRHHRSSPREQRRHHSEESRRSCSRSSRRGERRGSSRRRHHRSKTSRSHSYSSSSERSSAGSSAYSHHSRSYSDSYSDYSTEGRRRRHSKRSSDSEYERRGSRGRRRSRRHQYSSSSSEDSRSRSRSYSRRKRHRRHHRSSSRSSSSWSRSTSARSWRRSYSRSHSSASRSSSSTKGSPHRRGPRSRADSDSHRRDFNRSRIYRSQSPRSSSSRGLNRNTHSSSSQALRPGGSRDAGEQKNTLTARQLLEKVQSKKSSDDSATGTKSGIKIKDPPQGYFGPKLPPALGNKALLPLFGKLQAGKKPPVIPLTRPDEGEKSGAGKGSEAEGEVILVEPIREFPPPPPPPAPPVQKVEEAPQSTVVQEETTHPTAEAPVHQEPRPLFEQEPTIMMPQYQGESGQDPSQNPMMESLMPEMQQQPPMHAYPAYPPPNLEEDGMEAEEDGLAPLESQPITFTPEEMEKYSKLQQAAQQHIQQQLLAKQVKTFPSAAAAAAAAAAAANLAPAPPPPALQQIHIQQPTVSVASGTSITTVQHAILQHHAATAAAMGIHPAHPHHPHPAHAQLAQVHHIPQHHLTPISLSPLGPSLGHSLGHSLGHAGLIPAHHTAFLSGQPIHIIPASALHHTPLALHHVPHTALYPTLFTPRPSQAAAAAALQLHPLLHPIFSGQDLQHPPNHGS, from the exons GACGCACCGACCCTGTGCCCATCATCCTCAAATATGATGTCATGGGGATGGGAAGAATGGAGATGGAG CTTGACTATGCAGAAGACGctacagagaagagaagagtgCTTGAAGTGGAGAAGGAGGATACAGAAGAACTGCGGCAAAAATACAAG GACCAGATGGAAAAGGAGAAAGCCATCGCAAAGGCGCTGGAAGACCTGAGAGCCAATTTCTACTGTGAGCTTTGTGACAAACAGTACACTAAACACCAGGAATTCGACAACCACATTAACTCTTATGACCACGCTCATAAACAG AGGCTTAAAGAGCTAAAGCAGAGAGAGTTTGCTCGTAATGTATCATCTCGTTCCCGGAAAGGTGGAAAGAAGCAAGAAAAGATGCTGCGCAGATTGCATGAGCTGGCtgagcagagaaaacagcaggactg TACTCCAGGAAGTGGGCCCATGTTCAAAACTACCACAGTGGCTGTGGAtggagagaagacagaagatggcGACAACATGACGCCCGAGAACCCTGCTTTGACAGATGGTACCCTGGAAGGATCACTGGCAGATAAAACTGGGCAGGCCTCCCCAAAGCCTGGCCCAACTATTAGCTTCTCTCTGGGGAAAAACAATTCCTCCTCCCCAACGCCTAGTGGTGCATCCAAAGTCAGCGTGTCCTTCTCTTTTGCCAAGAAAGCCCCAGTTAAGCTGGagacagcagctgcagtgttTGCTGATCATGGAGAGGAGGctatggaggaagaggagagccAGGAGGGAGAAAGGGCTGGAGGACAAGAGGAGACCTCCGTCTGTAGCACAGACAGCCCCAAAGGAGGATCAGGTGGAGGTGaaggtgaaggaggagagggcACTAGTGTGGCAGGGACAGAGGAGGTACAACAGCCTGATGATGGAGGCTCTCTAGCCTCCACTCTCAACAaactgaagatgatgatgaaaaaggaggaaggatatGCTGGACAGGAACCTCAGTACTATCACTATATACCTCCAGCTCACTGCCGGGTAAAGCCTCACTTCCAGTTTTTGCTGTTCATGAAGGCAACTGATCAGTGTCAGAgcaaagaagaggaagatgaggaagaagggcaggaggagaaaaaggtTGAAGATAGTTCAGAACAGACAGAGACCAACGTTACAGAGTGTAAGACTGAAAAAGAACAAGATATTGTCACTTCAACCCCTGACCCAGAGCCAACTCCTCCATCACCTAAAGTGAAGACGGAGGAAGTCTCTTCATGCGCAGCAGACACATCTTCCACTGTACCCACTTCTCCTACACAAAAAGAAGAGAGCACACAGGACACCCCGGATTCCAACTTGGGCCCTAAAATTCCCACAGGTCCCTTCTTCCCTGTTCTGAGCAAAGATGAGAGCACTACCCTGCAGTGGCCCTCTGAACTCCTCGAATTTACAAAAGCTCAGCCGTCCCTGTCTTACAGCTGTAATCCCCTCTACTTTGACTTCAAGCTGTCCCGTAACAAAGGAGTGCGTGGTGGAAAAGCAGTCAAGACCTCTAAGCCTTGTGAAGAGTCTGATGACAAGGGACAAGAAATAGCTGCTTCAACAACTAAAGTAGATACAACTACTAAACCCGGGACCAGCACCGATAAAGATAAGCAAACGATGAAGGGGGAGTCTGGCCAATCAGAAGGTGATGAGCAAAAGCTTGCAACTGGCAGCAGTAgtgccaagaaaaaaaagaaaaagaagaagcatAAGAAGTCTTCGAAGCACTCAAAAcgcaaaggaaaagaaaagggagcAGCAGAAGACGCAGAGGGAGACACTGAGTTAACACAAGAGAAgcccaaaaaaaagaaaaaacacaaacggAAGAAGAGCAAAAACAAGGCTCCAGATCAAGAAGAGGCAACTGGTGATGacaaagagaaagcaaaacCAAAGTCGGAAGATAAAACTGTCGCCTCTTCTGTTCAGCTGacacctggaggaggaggaactcCCGGAAATACAGGAGTAGAAATGGGGAAGAGGAAACGTGCTACTAAGGAAGTGCCTTGCAAGTCTGGAGTCGAGGAAGGTGGCACCGGGAAAGGCACGGACAAGGCTAACTCCTCAGAGGAGCACAGTGGCACCAAGCGACAAAAGACTGACTCTAGTGCACCTCAAAGTGCCTCCTGTTCCAGCTCAGCCCAAAAGAGTCCTGGTCCCGGAAGACCTCCTAGCAgtgacagtgaagaagaagggGGCTCTACTACACAGCGCTCACGTCATCACAGGTCAAGTCCTCGGGAACAACGGCGCCACCATAGTGAGGAATCAAGGCGGTCCTGCAGCCGCTCATCAAGACGGGGGGAAAGACGGGGTAGCAGTCGTCGTCGGCACCATCGTAGCAAAACCTCACGAAGTCACTCTTACTCTAGCAGCTCTGAGCGCTCCTCCGCAGGCAGCAGTGCCTACAGCCACCATAGCCGCAGCTACTCAGACAGCTACAGCGACTACAGCACAGAGGGTCGGAGACGGAGGCACTCCAAACGCTCGTCAGACTCTGAGTATGAGAGGAGGGGTAGCCGAGGACGTAGACGATCCAGGAGACATCAgtactcctcttcctcctcagaaGACTCCCGCTCACGTTCACGCAGCTACAGCCGCAGGAAGAGGCACCGGCGGCACCACCGGAGTAGTTCAAGAAGCTCCAGTAGCTGGAGCCGCAGCACCAGTGCAAGATCGTGGAGGCGCAGCTACAGTCGTAGCCACAGCTCCGCCAGCCGCTCCTCCAGTTCCACCAAAGGCTCCCCTCACCGGAGAGGCCCCAGGAGTCGAGCAGACAGTGACTCACACCGCAGAGACTTCAACCGCTCTCGCATCTATCGCTCCCAGTCTCCACGTTCATCTTCGTCACGAGGCCTTAATCGTAATACCCATTCATCTAGCTCACAGGCTCTGAGGCCAGGAGGGTCCCGAGATGCAGGGGAACAGAAAAACACCCTTACTGCACGccagctgctggagaaggtTCAGTCtaaaaaaagctctgatgatTCTGCCACAGGAACAAAATCTGGGATTAAGATTAAGGACCCACCGCAGGGATACTTTGGTCCCAAACTACCCCCAGCCCTGGGAAACAAAGCCCTTCTGCCACTATTCGGTAAACTTCAGGCAGGAAAGAAACCACCAGTGATTCCCCTAACCAGACCCGATGAGGGAGAGAAATCAGGAGCGGGGAAGGGCTCTGAGGCCGAGGGAGAGGTTATCCTGGTAGAGCCTATAAGAGAGttccctcctccaccaccacctccagcTCCACCGGTCCAGAAAGTTGAGGAGGCCCCACAGAGCACAGTGGTGCAAGAAGAGACAACGCACCCCACTGCAGAAGCCCCAGTCCACCAAGAACCCCGACCACTGTTTGAACAGGAGCCTACCATAATGATGCCGCAGTACCAAGGAGAATCAGGACAGGACCCCTCTCAGAACCCCATGATGGAATCCCTCATGCCAGAAATGCAACAGCAGCCCCCAATGCATGCCTATCCTGCTTACCCACCACCTAACCTGGAGGAGGATGGCATGGAGGCAGAAGAGGATGGATTGGCTCCTTTGGAGAGTCAGCCCATTACGTTCACAccagaggagatggagaaatACAGCAAGCTGCAACAGGCTGCACAGCAACACATCCAGCAGCAGCTTTTGGCAAAGCAGGTCAAGACATTTCCTTCTGCAGCTGcagccgccgccgctgctgcagcagctgccaaCTTGGCCccagctcctcctcccccaGCCCTGCAACAGATCCACATTCAGCAGCCCACTGTATCCGTAGCCTCTGGCACGTCGATCACTACAGTGCAACATGCCATCCTGCAGCACCAtgctgccactgctgcagcCATGGGCATCCACCCAGCGCATCCACACCACCCACACCCTGCCCATGCACAGTTGGCCCAGGTACACCACATTCCCCAACACCACCTTACCcccatctccctttctcctttgGGCCCCTCCCTTGGTCATTCTCTGGGACACTCACTGGGACATGCTGGGCTGATTCCAGCCCACCACACAGCCTTCCTCTCTGGTCAGCCTATTCATATTATCCCAGCATCTGCACTTCACCACACACCCTTAGCTCTCCACCATGTCCCACATACAGCCCTCTACCCCACACTTTTCACACCCCGGCCCTcacaggctgctgctgcagcagctcttcAGCTGCACCCTCTCCTACACCCAATCTTCTCAGGGCAGGACCTCCAGCATCCTCCTAACCATGGCTCTTGA
- the gpatch8 gene encoding G patch domain-containing protein 8 isoform X2: MQGRTDPVPIILKYDVMGMGRMEMELDYAEDATEKRRVLEVEKEDTEELRQKYKDQMEKEKAIAKALEDLRANFYCELCDKQYTKHQEFDNHINSYDHAHKQRLKELKQREFARNVSSRSRKGGKKQEKMLRRLHELAEQRKQQDCTPGSGPMFKTTTVAVDGEKTEDGDNMTPENPALTDGTLEGSLADKTGQASPKPGPTISFSLGKNNSSSPTPSGASKVSVSFSFAKKAPVKLETAAAVFADHGEEAMEEEESQEGERAGGQEETSVCSTDSPKGGSGGGEGEGGEGTSVAGTEEVQQPDDGGSLASTLNKLKMMMKKEEGYAGQEPQYYHYIPPAHCRVKPHFQFLLFMKATDQCQSKEEEDEEEGQEEKKVEDSSEQTETNVTECKTEKEQDIVTSTPDPEPTPPSPKVKTEEVSSCAADTSSTVPTSPTQKEESTQDTPDSNLGPKIPTGPFFPVLSKDESTTLQWPSELLEFTKAQPSLSYSCNPLYFDFKLSRNKGVRGGKAVKTSKPCEESDDKGQEIAASTTKVDTTTKPGTSTDKDKQTMKGESGQSEGDEQKLATGSSSAKKKKKKKKHKKSSKHSKRKGKEKGAAEDAEGDTELTQEKPKKKKKHKRKKSKNKAPDQEEATGDDKEKAKPKSEDKTVASSVQLTPGGGGTPGNTGVEMGKRKRATKEVPCKSGVEEGGTGKGTDKANSSEEHSGTKRQKTDSSAPQSASCSSSAQKSPGPGRPPSSDSEEEGGSTTQRSRHHRSSPREQRRHHSEESRRSCSRSSRRGERRGSSRRRHHRSKTSRSHSYSSSSERSSAGSSAYSHHSRSYSDSYSDYSTEGRRRRHSKRSSDSEYERRGSRGRRRSRRHQYSSSSSEDSRSRSRSYSRRKRHRRHHRSSSRSSSSWSRSTSARSWRRSYSRSHSSASRSSSSTKGSPHRRGPRSRADSDSHRRDFNRSRIYRSQSPRSSSSRGLNRNTHSSSSQALRPGGSRDAGEQKNTLTARQLLEKVQSKKSSDDSATGTKSGIKIKDPPQGYFGPKLPPALGNKALLPLFGKLQAGKKPPVIPLTRPDEGEKSGAGKGSEAEGEVILVEPIREFPPPPPPPAPPVQKVEEAPQSTVVQEETTHPTAEAPVHQEPRPLFEQEPTIMMPQYQGESGQDPSQNPMMESLMPEMQQQPPMHAYPAYPPPNLEEDGMEAEEDGLAPLESQPITFTPEEMEKYSKLQQAAQQHIQQQLLAKQVKTFPSAAAAAAAAAAAANLAPAPPPPALQQIHIQQPTVSVASGTSITTVQHAILQHHAATAAAMGIHPAHPHHPHPAHAQLAQVHHIPQHHLTPISLSPLGPSLGHSLGHSLGHAGLIPAHHTAFLSGQPIHIIPASALHHTPLALHHVPHTALYPTLFTPRPSQAAAAAALQLHPLLHPIFSGQDLQHPPNHGS; the protein is encoded by the exons GACGCACCGACCCTGTGCCCATCATCCTCAAATATGATGTCATGGGGATGGGAAGAATGGAGATGGAG CTTGACTATGCAGAAGACGctacagagaagagaagagtgCTTGAAGTGGAGAAGGAGGATACAGAAGAACTGCGGCAAAAATACAAG GACCAGATGGAAAAGGAGAAAGCCATCGCAAAGGCGCTGGAAGACCTGAGAGCCAATTTCTACTGTGAGCTTTGTGACAAACAGTACACTAAACACCAGGAATTCGACAACCACATTAACTCTTATGACCACGCTCATAAACAG AGGCTTAAAGAGCTAAAGCAGAGAGAGTTTGCTCGTAATGTATCATCTCGTTCCCGGAAAGGTGGAAAGAAGCAAGAAAAGATGCTGCGCAGATTGCATGAGCTGGCtgagcagagaaaacagcaggactg TACTCCAGGAAGTGGGCCCATGTTCAAAACTACCACAGTGGCTGTGGAtggagagaagacagaagatggcGACAACATGACGCCCGAGAACCCTGCTTTGACAGATGGTACCCTGGAAGGATCACTGGCAGATAAAACTGGGCAGGCCTCCCCAAAGCCTGGCCCAACTATTAGCTTCTCTCTGGGGAAAAACAATTCCTCCTCCCCAACGCCTAGTGGTGCATCCAAAGTCAGCGTGTCCTTCTCTTTTGCCAAGAAAGCCCCAGTTAAGCTGGagacagcagctgcagtgttTGCTGATCATGGAGAGGAGGctatggaggaagaggagagccAGGAGGGAGAAAGGGCTGGAGGACAAGAGGAGACCTCCGTCTGTAGCACAGACAGCCCCAAAGGAGGATCAGGTGGAGGTGaaggtgaaggaggagagggcACTAGTGTGGCAGGGACAGAGGAGGTACAACAGCCTGATGATGGAGGCTCTCTAGCCTCCACTCTCAACAaactgaagatgatgatgaaaaaggaggaaggatatGCTGGACAGGAACCTCAGTACTATCACTATATACCTCCAGCTCACTGCCGGGTAAAGCCTCACTTCCAGTTTTTGCTGTTCATGAAGGCAACTGATCAGTGTCAGAgcaaagaagaggaagatgaggaagaagggcaggaggagaaaaaggtTGAAGATAGTTCAGAACAGACAGAGACCAACGTTACAGAGTGTAAGACTGAAAAAGAACAAGATATTGTCACTTCAACCCCTGACCCAGAGCCAACTCCTCCATCACCTAAAGTGAAGACGGAGGAAGTCTCTTCATGCGCAGCAGACACATCTTCCACTGTACCCACTTCTCCTACACAAAAAGAAGAGAGCACACAGGACACCCCGGATTCCAACTTGGGCCCTAAAATTCCCACAGGTCCCTTCTTCCCTGTTCTGAGCAAAGATGAGAGCACTACCCTGCAGTGGCCCTCTGAACTCCTCGAATTTACAAAAGCTCAGCCGTCCCTGTCTTACAGCTGTAATCCCCTCTACTTTGACTTCAAGCTGTCCCGTAACAAAGGAGTGCGTGGTGGAAAAGCAGTCAAGACCTCTAAGCCTTGTGAAGAGTCTGATGACAAGGGACAAGAAATAGCTGCTTCAACAACTAAAGTAGATACAACTACTAAACCCGGGACCAGCACCGATAAAGATAAGCAAACGATGAAGGGGGAGTCTGGCCAATCAGAAGGTGATGAGCAAAAGCTTGCAACTGGCAGCAGTAgtgccaagaaaaaaaagaaaaagaagaagcatAAGAAGTCTTCGAAGCACTCAAAAcgcaaaggaaaagaaaagggagcAGCAGAAGACGCAGAGGGAGACACTGAGTTAACACAAGAGAAgcccaaaaaaaagaaaaaacacaaacggAAGAAGAGCAAAAACAAGGCTCCAGATCAAGAAGAGGCAACTGGTGATGacaaagagaaagcaaaacCAAAGTCGGAAGATAAAACTGTCGCCTCTTCTGTTCAGCTGacacctggaggaggaggaactcCCGGAAATACAGGAGTAGAAATGGGGAAGAGGAAACGTGCTACTAAGGAAGTGCCTTGCAAGTCTGGAGTCGAGGAAGGTGGCACCGGGAAAGGCACGGACAAGGCTAACTCCTCAGAGGAGCACAGTGGCACCAAGCGACAAAAGACTGACTCTAGTGCACCTCAAAGTGCCTCCTGTTCCAGCTCAGCCCAAAAGAGTCCTGGTCCCGGAAGACCTCCTAGCAgtgacagtgaagaagaagggGGCTCTACTACACAGCGCTCACGTCATCACAGGTCAAGTCCTCGGGAACAACGGCGCCACCATAGTGAGGAATCAAGGCGGTCCTGCAGCCGCTCATCAAGACGGGGGGAAAGACGGGGTAGCAGTCGTCGTCGGCACCATCGTAGCAAAACCTCACGAAGTCACTCTTACTCTAGCAGCTCTGAGCGCTCCTCCGCAGGCAGCAGTGCCTACAGCCACCATAGCCGCAGCTACTCAGACAGCTACAGCGACTACAGCACAGAGGGTCGGAGACGGAGGCACTCCAAACGCTCGTCAGACTCTGAGTATGAGAGGAGGGGTAGCCGAGGACGTAGACGATCCAGGAGACATCAgtactcctcttcctcctcagaaGACTCCCGCTCACGTTCACGCAGCTACAGCCGCAGGAAGAGGCACCGGCGGCACCACCGGAGTAGTTCAAGAAGCTCCAGTAGCTGGAGCCGCAGCACCAGTGCAAGATCGTGGAGGCGCAGCTACAGTCGTAGCCACAGCTCCGCCAGCCGCTCCTCCAGTTCCACCAAAGGCTCCCCTCACCGGAGAGGCCCCAGGAGTCGAGCAGACAGTGACTCACACCGCAGAGACTTCAACCGCTCTCGCATCTATCGCTCCCAGTCTCCACGTTCATCTTCGTCACGAGGCCTTAATCGTAATACCCATTCATCTAGCTCACAGGCTCTGAGGCCAGGAGGGTCCCGAGATGCAGGGGAACAGAAAAACACCCTTACTGCACGccagctgctggagaaggtTCAGTCtaaaaaaagctctgatgatTCTGCCACAGGAACAAAATCTGGGATTAAGATTAAGGACCCACCGCAGGGATACTTTGGTCCCAAACTACCCCCAGCCCTGGGAAACAAAGCCCTTCTGCCACTATTCGGTAAACTTCAGGCAGGAAAGAAACCACCAGTGATTCCCCTAACCAGACCCGATGAGGGAGAGAAATCAGGAGCGGGGAAGGGCTCTGAGGCCGAGGGAGAGGTTATCCTGGTAGAGCCTATAAGAGAGttccctcctccaccaccacctccagcTCCACCGGTCCAGAAAGTTGAGGAGGCCCCACAGAGCACAGTGGTGCAAGAAGAGACAACGCACCCCACTGCAGAAGCCCCAGTCCACCAAGAACCCCGACCACTGTTTGAACAGGAGCCTACCATAATGATGCCGCAGTACCAAGGAGAATCAGGACAGGACCCCTCTCAGAACCCCATGATGGAATCCCTCATGCCAGAAATGCAACAGCAGCCCCCAATGCATGCCTATCCTGCTTACCCACCACCTAACCTGGAGGAGGATGGCATGGAGGCAGAAGAGGATGGATTGGCTCCTTTGGAGAGTCAGCCCATTACGTTCACAccagaggagatggagaaatACAGCAAGCTGCAACAGGCTGCACAGCAACACATCCAGCAGCAGCTTTTGGCAAAGCAGGTCAAGACATTTCCTTCTGCAGCTGcagccgccgccgctgctgcagcagctgccaaCTTGGCCccagctcctcctcccccaGCCCTGCAACAGATCCACATTCAGCAGCCCACTGTATCCGTAGCCTCTGGCACGTCGATCACTACAGTGCAACATGCCATCCTGCAGCACCAtgctgccactgctgcagcCATGGGCATCCACCCAGCGCATCCACACCACCCACACCCTGCCCATGCACAGTTGGCCCAGGTACACCACATTCCCCAACACCACCTTACCcccatctccctttctcctttgGGCCCCTCCCTTGGTCATTCTCTGGGACACTCACTGGGACATGCTGGGCTGATTCCAGCCCACCACACAGCCTTCCTCTCTGGTCAGCCTATTCATATTATCCCAGCATCTGCACTTCACCACACACCCTTAGCTCTCCACCATGTCCCACATACAGCCCTCTACCCCACACTTTTCACACCCCGGCCCTcacaggctgctgctgcagcagctcttcAGCTGCACCCTCTCCTACACCCAATCTTCTCAGGGCAGGACCTCCAGCATCCTCCTAACCATGGCTCTTGA